The following nucleotide sequence is from Stigmatopora nigra isolate UIUO_SnigA chromosome 20, RoL_Snig_1.1, whole genome shotgun sequence.
CGCGTTCCGCCGTGGCCCCACCCGCCCCGGTAAACCCTTGCCCCGCCCGCTTTGGCCTCTTTTCAAGGCGTGCCGAGACTTCCTGGCGCTGGCGCAGGCGCACAGCAAGCGATGGCAGAAGGCGCTTCAGGCGGAGCGCGAGCAACGGGTGCGGCTGGAAGAGACCTTGGAGCAGCTGGCCAAGCAGCACAACCACCTGGAGCGAGCCTTCCGCGGAGCCAACGCGCAGGCCAACGCCGCCGACGACGACAAAGGTGAGGCCGGAAGAGGTCCGCCGCCGTGGGCCCGCCGAGGCTAAAGTTCCCGTGCCGCGGCTAAAGTTCCCGTGCCGCGGCTAAAGTTCCCGTGCCGCGGCTAAAGTTCCCGTGCTTTGGCTAGCCGCCGCGGGAGGGGCCAAAGGCGAGGCcagcgacgaggacgacgatAACGAGTTCTTCGACGCGGTGGAAGAAGCCCCGGAGTTCATCACCGTTCCCGCCGACCCCCACTTCCACAAGTCAGGCCCGGCGGCGCCGTTTGGGTGACGCCGACGCGTACTGACCGCCGCGGCGGGCATTCTTCCAGGAGGTCGAGCAGCAACGCCAGCGGATTCAACAGCGAGATTTGTTCCGACGACCAGTCGGtgagctctttttttttcttcacccgGTTGGGGTTCTCTGTCCATTGCCACCGCGGCCAAACCGACAACGTTTTCAGTTGAACGAGGAGCCGCTGGCCGCCAACCAGGAGTCGCCCTCGCCGGAGTTGACGGCGCTGAAGAAGAGGCGAGCGCGCATCCCGGACAAGCCCAATTACTCCCTGAACCTTTGGAGCATCATGAAAAACTGCATCGGGAAGGAACTCTCCAAGATTCCCATGCCCGTGAGCGAGCTTTTGGGAGCGGCAACCCCGACTGACGGGGCCGGGGACCGGTCCCGGTGTCtaacccggccggccggccggcggcggcggcatctTCTCTGTTCCCAAGGTCAACTTCAACGAGCCCATTTCCATGCTGCAGCGTCTGTCCGAGGACCTGGAGTACCACGAGCTGCTGGACAAGGCCGCCAAGTGCCACAGCTCGCTGGAGCAGATGTGCTACGTGGCCGCCTTCTCCGTGTCGTCCTACTCCACCACCGTCCACCGCACGGGCAAGCCCTTCAACCCGCTGCTGGGCGAGACCTACGAGCTGGATCGCCGGCGGGAGAGCGGTTACCGCTCCCTCTGCGAGCAGGTGACGGTGATGGGGgccgtgggggggggggggaggggggttagGGGGGCTGTGTGTGGGGTTTTGGTTTCCGGGGCTTATGGGATGTAATGTCTGCGCCCCGACCACCCTCCACTCAGGTCAGTCACCACCCGCCGGCCGCCGCCCATCACGCCATCTCCGATCGCGGCTGGACCCTTCGGCAGGAGATCACCGTGGCCAGCAAATTCCGGGGCAAATATCTCTCCATCATGCCGTTGGGTAAGCCCGCCGTTGGCTAAGCCCGCCGTTGGCTAAGCCCGCCGTTGGCTAAACCCCTCACCCGAACGGGCCCTCCTTGACGCCCGGTCGCTCCGCTGGGCCGCAGGGACCATTCACGCCATCTTCGAGAAGAGCGACAGTCACTACACCTGGAAGAAAGTCACCACCACCGTGCACAACATTATCGTGGGCAAACTGTGGATCGACCAGGTGGCGCTCCGAGGCCGTCTCTCCGGCGGGCCCGACGCTTTTCTTCACTCGGCTCCCGCTTTCTAATCTCAGTCGGGCGAGATCGACGTGGTCAACCACACCACCGGGGACCGCTGCCACCTGAAGTTTGCGCCGTACAGTTACTTTTCCAGAGACGTGGCCAGAAAGGTGAGCTCTTTTCTTCCATCCCTCTCCTCCCGCTCCTCCTCGGGTCACGAGCGTCGAGGTCCCTCTTTCCCCCGCAGGTGACGGGCGTGGTGATGGACAAGGAAGGCAAGGCGCACTACGTCCTGTCGGGCACCTGGGACGAGAAGATGGAGTTCTCCCGCGTGATGCAGAGCAGCCGCGGCGGCGAGAACGGCTCCGAGGGCAAGCAGAAGACCGTCTACCAGACCCTGAAGGCCAGAGAGCTGTGGCGCAAGAACCCATTGCCGTAAGAGCGGGCCGGAATTACCGCCCGCTTGCCCGCCTGCCCGGCCACACTCTGCACACGAGGGTCGCCCGACGACCCGTCTCTCCTCTTTGCAGCGAGGGCGCCGAGACCATGTACTATTTCACCGCCCTGGCGCTGACGCTGAACGAGCCCGAGGAGCCCGTGGCGCCCACCGACAGCCGCCGCCGACCCGACCAGAGACTG
It contains:
- the osbp gene encoding oxysterol-binding protein 1 isoform X2, translating into MSEPKTPTPTPAGDMYKGWVFKWTNYIKGYQRRWFVLSNGLLSYYRTQAEMGHTCRGTINLATATITVDDACNFVISNGGAQTYHLKASCEVERQRWITALELAKAKAARLQTESDDSGDDFSQSLPSPPSGQGAGGASQNSEVQSALRTLGCKVEDLTTCNDLISKHGSALQRSLSELDALRLTGEAGDKIRQVTERATVFRITSNAMINACRDFLALAQAHSKRWQKALQAEREQRVRLEETLEQLAKQHNHLERAFRGANAQANAADDDKAAAGGAKGEASDEDDDNEFFDAVEEAPEFITVPADPHFHKRSSSNASGFNSEICSDDQSLNEEPLAANQESPSPELTALKKRRARIPDKPNYSLNLWSIMKNCIGKELSKIPMPVNFNEPISMLQRLSEDLEYHELLDKAAKCHSSLEQMCYVAAFSVSSYSTTVHRTGKPFNPLLGETYELDRRRESGYRSLCEQVSHHPPAAAHHAISDRGWTLRQEITVASKFRGKYLSIMPLGTIHAIFEKSDSHYTWKKVTTTVHNIIVGKLWIDQSGEIDVVNHTTGDRCHLKFAPYSYFSRDVARKVTGVVMDKEGKAHYVLSGTWDEKMEFSRVMQSSRGGENGSEGKQKTVYQTLKARELWRKNPLPEGAETMYYFTALALTLNEPEEPVAPTDSRRRPDQRLMEAGRWDEANGEKQRLEEKQRLARREREREALGQRASGRREEGGPHDLYKALWFERGQDPVAGEQVHVYKGGYWEAKERGCWEGCPDIF
- the osbp gene encoding oxysterol-binding protein 1 isoform X1 yields the protein MSEPKTPTPTPAGDMYKGWVFKWTNYIKGYQRRWFVLSNGLLSYYRTQAEMGHTCRGTINLATATITVDDACNFVISNGGAQTYHLKASCEVERQRWITALELAKAKAARLQTESDDSGDDFSQSLPSPPSGQGAGGASQNSEVQSALRTLGCKVEDLTTCNDLISKHGSALQRSLSELDALRLTGEAGDKIRQVTERATVFRITSNAMINACRDFLALAQAHSKRWQKALQAEREQRVRLEETLEQLAKQHNHLERAFRGANAQANAADDDKAAAGGAKGEASDEDDDNEFFDAVEEAPEFITVPADPHFHKRSSSNASGFNSEICSDDQSLNEEPLAANQESPSPELTALKKRRARIPDKPNYSLNLWSIMKNCIGKELSKIPMPVNFNEPISMLQRLSEDLEYHELLDKAAKCHSSLEQMCYVAAFSVSSYSTTVHRTGKPFNPLLGETYELDRRRESGYRSLCEQVSHHPPAAAHHAISDRGWTLRQEITVASKFRGKYLSIMPLGTIHAIFEKSDSHYTWKKVTTTVHNIIVGKLWIDQSGEIDVVNHTTGDRCHLKFAPYSYFSRDVARKVTGVVMDKEGKAHYVLSGTWDEKMEFSRVMQSSRGGENGSEGKQKTVYQTLKARELWRKNPLPEGAETMYYFTALALTLNEPEEPVAPTDSRRRPDQRLMEAGRWDEANGEKQRLEEKQRLARREREREALGQRASGRREEAAHEDWMTDPSLKSGPHDLYKALWFERGQDPVAGEQVHVYKGGYWEAKERGCWEGCPDIF